One Rosa chinensis cultivar Old Blush chromosome 3, RchiOBHm-V2, whole genome shotgun sequence DNA window includes the following coding sequences:
- the LOC112192595 gene encoding uncharacterized protein LOC112192595 has protein sequence MVRDGPCIIHVSEISYMPVHVGFVKQGKAEEGKEFLKEIKAKGLWGAQEKALREALKSQEESEVQSVLDTVLDDSDDENEDNTIPEHFEGMETFFYKNIKTLFPFRHHCAAMNMFNGLVEDYQNLCQVEVYQNLCK, from the exons ATGGTGCGCGATGGACCCTGCATTATTCATGTCAGTGAAATCTCATACATGCCCGTGCATGTGGGTTTTGTGAAGCAGGGCAAGGCAGAGGAGGGGAAGGAGTTTCTGAAGGAGATTAAGGCCAAGGGCTTGTGGGGAGCTCAAGAAAAAGCATTGAGGGAGGCTCTCAAGAGCCAAGAAGAATCAGAGGTTCAAAGTGTCCTTGACACTGTCTTGG ATGATTCAGACGATGAAAATGAGGACAACACGATACCAGAACATTTCGAAGGTATGGAAACGTTCTTCTATAAGAATATCAAGACATTGTTCCCCTTTAGACACCATTGCGCGGCCATGAACATGTTCAACGGTTTGGTGGAAGACTACCAAAATTTATGCCAAGTA